A segment of the uncultured Desulfobulbus sp. genome:
AATTGGAGCCGTTTCCCATCGAAGCTGATTTCGTCGGTCACTGGATCTGCTTTGAAGCCAAGCTCGGTGATTATCGCGCCATTGACCCGTATTCGTCCCTCCTGAATGAGTTGCTCCGCGCCACGGCGCGAGGCGATACCAGATTTGGCCAACAATTTCTGCAGACGCTCTTCCATAGGCTTATGTCAATGAAACTCGCCGAATCTCAGCGGTACTGCGGTGGCAGTAGGGTTGCTATCTTGTCGTCCACCAGCCGTTTGGTCGCCGGGTCGACCTCCAGCACGTCCGTATACCAGGGCTTCATCCGGCAGTCAAAGACGATGGGGGGCTGCAGCCCCACATGGAAGCGTTGCACGGTCTGTGCGCGCCCGTGGATATCGTTGGCCGGCTCGAAGCGGGTGAAAAAGGTCCAGAGAAATTCCTGCAGGGAGCAGGTTGCCGCATCGGTTGCATCCACCAGGAGGATAACCGGCCACTCGCCAACGCCATCAAAGCCGGCCAGTTCATGAGCCAGGTCCGGGGATGCGTCATAGGGCGTTCCCTGAACGACCAAGGTGCCCGGCAGATAGGGATGGGGCCTGCTGCACCCCTCGGGCAGGGACCCGTGAAAGGTGTGCGGCAGTTCACGGACCTTCTCGCCCAGACCGAGCATCATGGCTTTGGAGCCCTTGTTGACCGAGGGACCGGTGTAATCCAGGGTGTCCTGGGAGACGTTGGCAAAGACAAAGAGGTCGCGGTCCCACTGGATACGTTCAAGGATATGTTGCCAGAGGCGGGGAAAATCGGCGACATCCAGTGCTCCGTCAGTGACCAGTAAAAATTTGGTCAACGAGAGTTGCCCCTCACCCAACACCCGAAGACCCGCGGCAAAGGCTTCGCGCGGATACCTGTCCGCGACCCGGGCTGCGGCCAGGCAGTGAAATCCTGTTTCGCCAAAGGTTTTCAGTTGAAGCACGCCCTTCATCACCAGCGGGAAGAGGGGAGAGAGGAGTTCCTGGAGGAAATCGCCGATAAAAAAATCCTCCTGCTTGGGGCGCCCCACCACAGTGGCCGGGTAGATCGCATCCCGGCGGTGATAGACATGGGTCGTCTGGAAAAGCGGGTAGTCATGCTGGAGGGAGTTGTAGCCGTAGTGATCGCCAAAAGGCCCTTCAGGTCTTCGAATATGCGGTGGAAC
Coding sequences within it:
- a CDS encoding UbiD family decarboxylase, yielding MPPLVNLRSFLDLLRKNNQLLTIDTPVDPHLEIAEIHRRVIAQGGPALLFTKVKNSQFPVVTNLFGTPLRLELAFGRRPINFVQGLVDLVEHAMPPTLSTLWGSRNLLSQGLKVGLKPVKTAPILECCQRPARLTELPMLTSWHSDGGAFVTLPLVYTEHPEGQGHNLGMYRIQRFDDTTTGIHWQIHKGGGFHYHAAEQRNMPLPLTLYIGGPPALMLSAIAPLPENIPELILASLLQGEKLAMVDDPYGGHRLVAEAEFAVKGMVPPHIRRPEGPFGDHYGYNSLQHDYPLFQTTHVYHRRDAIYPATVVGRPKQEDFFIGDFLQELLSPLFPLVMKGVLQLKTFGETGFHCLAAARVADRYPREAFAAGLRVLGEGQLSLTKFLLVTDGALDVADFPRLWQHILERIQWDRDLFVFANVSQDTLDYTGPSVNKGSKAMMLGLGEKVRELPHTFHGSLPEGCSRPHPYLPGTLVVQGTPYDASPDLAHELAGFDGVGEWPVILLVDATDAATCSLQEFLWTFFTRFEPANDIHGRAQTVQRFHVGLQPPIVFDCRMKPWYTDVLEVDPATKRLVDDKIATLLPPQYR